The Culex quinquefasciatus strain JHB chromosome 2, VPISU_Cqui_1.0_pri_paternal, whole genome shotgun sequence genome contains the following window.
CCTTGGCTTAGTCAATGTTCAACGAAGACAGTCGTTTCTCAACGCTACGAAAAGGGAGAGTTTTATTTGAGAGGAAGAGATAGACAGTGTGGTAAGAGGAGAGCCCACTATACTTACGTTATTTCGATATCCTGAAACAGCTCGCCGATCCAGGCCACCGAGATGCAGTAGTGCTGGAACAGCTGCGTGAGCAGTTCCGCCTCGTCCAGCATCTCGATCCGCTCGACGCGGGACCTCTCAGGCGCCGGGATGCTGTTGTAAATCTGCACCATGTCCCACGCCCGCGCACCGTGCCAGCTGCAGTTCAGGAACCTGAAAGAACAACGTCGGATTCAGAAGGGATTTCATTCTATACACAACAAGAAGCAATACCTGGAGATCTGCGTGTCCAGCGAGATGCACGACTCGACCCCCGCCAGGCTGCAGCCCCGCTGCCGCAGGTTGTTCAGCATCACCTCGCCGAACCGGTCGTTCATGTTGACCTGCTCGTAGTTGACAAAGACCGCCGACTTGAAGTTCGAGCCGAACCACTTGAGCAGATTGTGACAGTTCTGGGACTCGATGTACACGAGCACGCACTCGGCCAGGAAGATGGTGGGCACGGTGAAGTCGATCTCGGACTGCTGCAGCTTGAGCGCCACCTCGTCGATGTTGCGCAGGTCGA
Protein-coding sequences here:
- the LOC6049915 gene encoding leucine carboxyl methyltransferase 1, translating into MEPPAFHPPSCDEAVISTNDDASYCKRSAVKLGYWKDDFLGYFVRSPERKAPEINRGYFARVKGIEMCIEKFFKKTGDKCQIINLGCGFDTLYWRLREMGHMITNFVELDFPTVTARKCYQIKRNKILLEKIHVEDGEVRLSPTDLHSSNYHIVGVDLRNIDEVALKLQQSEIDFTVPTIFLAECVLVYIESQNCHNLLKWFGSNFKSAVFVNYEQVNMNDRFGEVMLNNLRQRGCSLAGVESCISLDTQISRFLNCSWHGARAWDMVQIYNSIPAPERSRVERIEMLDEAELLTQLFQHYCISVAWIGELFQDIEITVEKRLSSLNID